DNA sequence from the Cellulophaga sp. HaHaR_3_176 genome:
TTCCAAAAAAAACAGGGCTCTCTACAACAATTGTATCTCCTGCTTTTGTAACTGCCATTAATGCTAACAATAATGCATTTGTACACCCAGCTGTAATAACAATATCACTCTCGACTAAATTACCTCCCCATAAAAGTGTTCGTTGTGCTATCTGTCTTCTTAAATTTTCACTGCCCTCTATATTGTCATAATAAGTACCACCTGCTGGCAGTTTTATTATGGTTTCGTGCATCGTTTTATTAAGTTTTGCAATAGGCAGCAATTCTGCTGAAGGCACACCTAACGATAAATTAACCAAACTTTTATTACTCAAATGATGATAAAAATCGATTATCATATCTGTTACACTACCTAAAACCGCATTTTGCTTTGGGTTTGTTTTTTCAGGATCTTCAGGTCTATTTTCTGAACAAAAAACAACATAATAACCAGACCTAGGTCTAGGCTCAACAAGGCTTTTTGACTCTAAATGATAATATGCTTGCAAAATAGTGCTCACACTTACTCCATACTCATTTTTTAAAATCCGAACTGATGGCAATTTATCACCTGTTGCTAAAACACCATCATAAATTTGAGATTCAATTTTTTGAGCAATTTCTAAATATAAAAAGGTATTCTTCCTGCTTTTCTTTATTTCCATAAATCACATCTGTACTGGTCAAATATACAAAAACTGAATCTGTTATGTTTTAACTATTTTAAAGATCTTTGGATACACGAGTTTAGTCATTCTATAAGTTAAGCTATATGAAAGTAATTTTGGACAGAATTAAAATTCCAGCACAATTAAAAAATTATGTGGCTTACGTATACTCAAATTCTACCATAAATAATTTTCCTGATATTGAATTACCCGATGGGTTACCTGAAGTTTTATTTATTATAGACGGGGGAATAAAAAAAAGACCTCTTTCTTCTACTGAAAAACCTAATACTATAAGTCAATCATCTATAATAGACTTACAAGAAGATGCCTGTATGACAACCAACCTTGGCAATTTAAACAGTATAGGAATTAAATTTACACCAATAGGGTTTTACCTTTTTTTAAGTAGTTTGGGTATCCTTAAAACCAATAAACTTATCTCAATTTCAGAAATAAAAAATAAATTTTTATCAACTTTAAATAACGAAATACTTCTTAGCAAAAACTCAAATGAAGCTATTTTGATATTAGAAAAATTCTTTGAAAACATTCAATTAAAGTTTAAAGAAAAAGAGAGTGACACGACTGCTTTACTTTCAGATTGCATAACACTAATTAAAGCTTCAAAAGGAACAATTAAAAAAAATCAACTTGCTAAAAAAGTCAGTATAAGCACCGATAATCTTGAAACATATTTTCAAGACTACTTAGGCGTATCTATCGAAAAATTAATCGCTATTTTAAAAATAGCAACTGAAGATAAAATTAAGCCATTTGAACCAATCCTTGATGAAATTTCTATTTCAGATTTAATGAAAGATGTGCTCAAAAAATAAAGCTTCACAAATAATAAAGCTATGAAACAAAAAACATCAATACAACAAAAATTACATAGCGATATTGACAACAAGAAAGTTTTTAAAAAAGCATTTAAATACGGCTACAAAAACCTAATAAACATATTTAATCGTAATGTATACCCTACTAATACAGCTATAAAAAATTTAAATATTTTTGATGAAAATATGCCATCCGAACCAACAGATGCCGTTTCCGTAATAGATATTTTAAATACATATGGAGCCCCTGCAACAGTAGCCACTTTAGGAGGTAGATATTTTGGTTTTGTATCTGGAAGTTCAGTACCTGTTGGACTTGCTGCTAAAAACCTTGCAACATTTTGGGATCAAGCACCTGCTATGCACGTGCTTTCCCCTATAGGGTCTAAGCTCGAAAGCGTTGTAGAATATTGGTTAAAAGAACTTTTTAACCTCCCTAAAAAAACGGTAGCCGGATTTGTTAGCGGAACATCAAGTGCTAATTTTTGCGCACTAGCTGCTGCTAGGTATAGATGTCTCTATAATTTAGGCTGGAATGTGAATGAAAAAGGATTATTTGGCGCACCGAAAATTAGAATAGTTACTGGCAAGCATACACATTCTACAATTTTAAAAGCGATTACCCTAGTTGGTTTTGGAACAGAAATTATTGAATGGGTAGATGTAGATGAGCAAGGAAGAATATTACCTGATTTAATACCTGAACTTGACAATAGCACTATTTTAATTTTACAAGCAGGTAATGTAAATAGTGGCTCTTTTGATGATTTTGAAACCATTTGTAAAAAAGCAAATAAAGCAGGTGCTTGGGTACACATTGATGGTGCCTTTGGATTATGGGCAGCCGCAGTTTCGAAATTAAATTATCTAACAAAAGGAATCGAAAAAGCAAACTCTTGGGCTGTAGATGGCCATAAAACTTTAAACACACCATATGATAGTGGCGTACTACTCTGTAATGACCCTGAAGCCACAACCGCTGCTTTACATATGGCAGGTAGTTATATTGTTACTAGCGAAGAACGTGATGGTATGTTTTACACTCCTGAAATGTCTCGAAGAGCAAGAGTTATAGAGTTTTGGGCAATTTTAAAAAACTTAGGTAAAACAGGTATTGACGAAATGATTTTAGGAATGCACGAAAGGGCAATCCAATTTTCTAAAGAAATTAACGAAATTGAAGGTTTTCAAGTTTTAAATGATGTTGTCTTTAATCAAGTATTGGTTTGTTGTGCGACTGACGAATTAACACTAAAAACAATGACTAAAATTCAAGAGCTTCGAGAATGCTGGGTTGGCAGTTCTGTTTGGCATAATAAAAAGGTAATTAGAGTAAGTATTTGCTCATGGGCTACAGATATAAATGATATAAGCCGCTCTGTTCGTTCTTTTAAACAAGCGTTAAACGAATCTATTTCATAAACAATCTTTGGTTTTTAATCTTTGCCGCAATACCTTTATCCAAAAGGTAAAAACAGGTAATGGCTAAAACTAAAACAACTTTCTTTTGTCAAAATTGCGGTACACAACATGCCAAATGGGTAGGACAATGTTCTGGCTGCAAAGAATGGAATACTGTCGTTGAAGAAGTAATTCAGAAAGAAGAAAAATCAAGTTGGAAAACCCCTACTAACACAGCCAAAGTAGTTTCTAAACCGCTTAAAGTTAATGAGATTAGTACTGAAAAAGAACTTAGACTTAATACCTTTGATCTTGAATTTAATCGTGTTTTAGGTGGTGGACTTGTGCCTGGATCACTAACCCTTTTAGGAGGAGAACCAGGCATTGGAAAAAGTACTTTATTACTTCAGATTGCTTTAAAGTTACCTTATAAAACATTGTATGTCTCAGGTGAAGAAAGCCAGAAGCAAATAAAAATGCGTGCCGATCGTATTTATCCAAATAGCGAAACCTGCCTAATTCTAACAGAGACTAAAACACAAAATATTTTTAGGCAAATTGAAGCTACTGAGCCAGATATTGTTGTTATCGATTCGATACAAACATTACATTCTGATCATATAGAATCGGCTGCTGGTAGTATTTCACAAATTAGAGAATGTACTGCTGAGCTTATAAAATTTGCGAAAGAAACGAATACTCCTGTAATCCTAATTGGTCACATCACCAAAGACGGCTCTATTGCTGGACCAAAAATATTAGAACACATGGTAGATAGTGTTCTTCAGTTTGAGGGCGATAGAAACTATGTATATCGAATTTTACGTTCATTAAAAAACAGATTCGGATCTACATCAGAACTTGGTATTTACGAAATGCAAGGCAGCGGTTTGAGAGAAGTGAATAACCCATCTGAAATATTAATTTCTAAAAATGACGAAGGGCTTAGCGGAACAGCCATAGCTTCAACAGTAGAAGGTATGAGACCTTTAATGATTGAAATTCAAGCCTTAGTAAGTACTGCTGTTTATGGTACACCTCAACGTTCTACAACAGGGTATAATGCCAAAAGATTAAACATGCTATTGGCTGTTTTAGAAAAACGTGCAGGCTTTAAACTGGCTGCTAAAGATGTTTTTTTAAATATAACAGGTGGTATTTCTGTAGATGACCCAGCAATAGATTTAGCGGTTATTGCTGCAATACTTTCTAGCAATGAAGATATTGCTATTGAAAAAGGAGTGTGTTTTGCTGCCGAAGTTGGTTTAGCTGGCGAAATAAGACCTGTACAACGTGTAGAACAACGTATTTTAGAGGCTGAAAAATTAGGCTTTCACACTATTTTCGTTTCTAAAAACAACAAAATCACTCTAAAAAACACTGAGATTAAAATACAATTAGCTGTAAAAATCGAAGATATAGCGAATTATTTATTTGGATAATATATTATTAGACTTAAGGCGCAGGATTAGGTATTTCATTATGAATTTTCTTAATGCCATCTAAAATTTCATTAGTCAAAACCACATCAATACTACCAATATTTTCTTCTAATTGGCGCATTGAAGTTGCCCCTATTATGTTACTCGTAACAAATGATTGTTGATTAACAAATGCTAAAGACATTTGGGCTAATGATAAATCGTTTGCTTGTGCTAACTCGTAATATTTTTGGGTTGCCTCTGCCGCTACTTTACCGATATACCTACTATACTGAGGAAATAAAGTAATACGAGCATTGTCAGGCATTCTACCTCCTAAATATTTTCCACTTAATACTCCAAAACCTAAAGGCGAATATGCTAATAACCCAATATTTTCTCTATGTGCTACTTCAGCCAAACCCGTTTCAAATTCTCTATTTAAAAGGTTGTATGAGTTTTGAATTGTAATCATTCTTGGTAAACCTGCGTGCACTTTACTCTCTTCTAAGTAACGCATTGTACCCCATGGTGTTTCGTTAGAAATACCAACTTGTCTAATTTTTCCTTCTCTTACTAAATCTCTTAGCGTTTCTAATATTTGATGAAAATTATCTTCCCAAAAATCGGTAGCATCATGCACATAGCCACGTTGCCCAAAATAATTGGTTTTACGCTCAGGCCAATGTAATTGATACAAATCTATATAATCAGTTTGTAAACGCGACAAACTACCTTCAACAGCACTAATTAAAGCTTCTTTACTAAAACCTGTGGTTCTAATAAATTTAGTCATGTCTGCTCTACCAGCAATTTTAGAACCTAAAATCACTCTGTCTCTATTTTTATTTTTCTGAAACCAATTACCAATTATAGTTTCAGTAACAGAATGCTTGTCTTTATTAGCAGGTATTGGATATAACTCTGCCGTATCAAAAAAATTAATTCCTTTATCTAAGGCATAATTCATTTGTTCATGACCTTCTTCTTCGGTATTTTGGATACCCCAAGTCATTGTTCCTAAACAAATTTTACTGACTTCAATATCGGTATGTGGTAATTTAGTGTAGATCATAAAAACAATGTATTCTGAAAATTGTTAAAATCAAATTTCAGGGTTTGTACTAAATATGTAATCTTTTATTAAAATAAATATTAACTCAATTCAACTAAAATCGGACAATGATCACTATGCTTTGCTTCAGCTAAAATAACAGACCTTTTAAGTCTACTTTCTAAAGGTGTACTTACTAAGCCATAATCTAAACGCCAGCCTTTGTTATTATTCCTTGCATTTGCACGGTAACTCCACCATGTATAATTATCAGCTTCTTTATTAAAAACACGGAAACTATCTATAAATCCGCTATCCATAAAATCACCTATCCACTCACGCTCAACAGGTAAAAACCCTGATGTATTTTTAAGTCCTACTGGGTTATGAATATCAATAGCCTCATGGCAAATATTATAATCACCAAGTATTATAAGGTTAGGATGTTTTACTTTTAAATCATTTACATATTCCTGAAAATCGGCCATGTATTTAAATTTAAATTCCAATCGATCAGAATTTGTTCCTGATGGTAAATACATACTCATAATAGATACATCTCCAAAATCAGCTCTAAGGTTTCTACCTTCAAAATCCATATACTCTATACCCGTACCAAACTCGATATGATCTGGCTTTGTTTTCGATAAAATAGCAACACCACTATATCCTTTTTTTTGAGCGCTAAACCAGTAATTATATTTATAACCCGCATCTTCAAACAACGTTAAATCTAACTGATCTTCTTGTGCTTTTATTTCTTGCAAACAAATAACATCGGGGTTTACGCTTTGTAACCATTCTATAAATCCTTTTTTTAAAGCAGCCCTAATTCCGTTTACGTTGTAAGAAACAATTTTCATTCAATAAATTTTCATCGAAAATAAGGAATGTTTGCTATAAGATAAAATATAGGAGTTATAATTATATCAAATTAAAGCAACCCTTAAACTTCAAAAAACATCCTACAGAAGCATAAGATGCTCGACTTACATTATTTTTAAATACTTATTTATAAGTAGTAGTTTCTCAAACCCAAATCTAGAAAAAACCTTAACACCTAATAGCATTACAAGCCCTGATATTAAAAGGAAACATGTACCAATTACGAATTGGGGACGCTCCTTAATTTTGATAACAAAACTCCAAATTAATATGGCTGTTTACTGAAATGGGTATAAAAATGTATTGATTGTAGAGTGTATAACCGATAATCAATACATAGGTGAAAATGAAGTCAAAACAAGACATCAAAATATTGAAATTGCTGTCAATTATTTTTTTACAATTTCTAAAAAAATAAAATTTAATCCTTTTATAAATCACGCCTACAACCATCACAAATTTGTAACGTTTACTCATACTAACGAAAATTTTTCAGGCATACAAGCCTCGCTTTTTAATAACCATTCTTAGGGCATCACACATCAATATTTTGGTGATGCTAAACCACATTATTACCCAAGCAACAACCTTAATTATTACGAAGTTTTACAACACTGCCACATTTTGTAGTTTTTATTCTATATTTTATTATAAATAGATAGTATATTTAGCTGCAGTATAGGTATGTGCATATTTTAAAAAAATTATGCTACTTCCCACACTTTATTTGCAAATTACTGTGAGTAGATATATAAAATACCTTACCCATAGGATATGGAATAATTAAACATAAATGAAAAGATACCATGTTATGCAACCTATTTCTAATGGCGTAAATGATAAAGCTAAAATCGAATAAAACCCACATACAGTAACAAAAATACTTATTCAAATCGTTGGCACTATAAAAGCTCAACACAAATATTTAAATAAAACTAATAAAGTATATAATCAATTTAACTAGCTTTTAAGTTTAGGAAAAAATTATGAATAAAATAAATACATTAGCATATGTAGGGATGTTTTTAAACATCTTAATTCTACTTTTTATTGGGTTATCACCTGAGTACGCTACTCTTTTTATAATGACATTAATTGCCTATATCTTCTGTATAATAGGCCTCATTCTAATAATAAGCAATCAAATAAAAATAGGTAGTATAATTTTCTACATTGCGAGTATTCTTTTTATACCCATTGGCATTATAGGAATAATGGGGATACAAAAGAAAATTAGCAACATAGAAGAGTCTAAATTTAATAAAGAAAATTATGGAAAATAAAACTGAAGAAATAGGATTAAGTTGGAAAGGTAAAAATCAATCTTTTGTTGTAGCAGGTATTTTTATTCTTGGGACGCTTATTTTAACAGCTATGAGCAAAACGCTAGTTTTAATGCCACTAATTTTGGGAGTAGTTTTTATTATTATAGGTTTCTTAAAAATGAATATCAAAACATTTACTTTTTTTGAAAAGCATTTTGTTTTTCAAGTAGGTATGAATAAAAAACTTATTTTAAATAAAGAATTAGAAAGTTACGATATTCAAAAACGTAAAATCATTATAAATTATAAAAAAAATGGTGAATTAAAAAAAGTTATGTTTTTAAAAGAAATAATTACTGATGAAGATGTTACATTCTTGAAAAAAAAATTAGATAGGTTGCTTCATAAATAAAGCACCTTTTCAGAACAATAAAAATCACAAAGCTAGAATCGAATAAAAATGAAAAAATTAATACTCATTACGATAACTATATTTTCAATAACTTCTCTTTTAGGGCAGGCAAATGACAATTATTCAGATGAGCTATTATCATCATCTTTTAAATTATATCGAGAAGCTGATATAGAACTATCTTTCCATATATTCCCGTTTCTTAAAGAAAGATTTATTAAAGAGCTGCAAGATTCTACAAGTTTTTATAACCCTTATGATAGTTTAGCTAAACAAATAAATATTAAACACTCGCTTGATGGAGTGCTAAAAACATATACTTGGGAAAAAAGAGATAGTGGTTGTTGCCATTCTTCAATTAACTACGCTCAGTACAAAACAAAATCAGGTGTCATAAAATCTTTAGATTTAAATTATAAAGGACCAGGGTATGAAGAAATTTTTATTACAGACTTACAGTTTATAGAAATAGATAATAACCCTTATTATTTAATGCTGGGCTGGGGCACTTGCTGTGGTGGAAAACATTACAGTACAGTTACCTTGTATAAAATAGAAAACGAAACACTAGTTAAGTGTGATACTAATATATTTAATAACAAAGCGGACCTTTATATTGGAGCCAACAGAGGTGATAAAATCAATTTAAAATACTCACCTGAACTTAAAATACTATCCTATAATTATTATGGAGAACTCGATGATACAGGGTTTTACAATCACAAAGGGAAAGTTATTGAGTGGAAGCTAAAAAAGAAGGGGTTTGAAAAAATAAACTTATAACAAAAAGTTAAAAACCACTATAAGTCCGTTTTAAGTTGCGCTATGTTAAATTGTTTTCTAATATTGTAAATTGATAAAAAGTTTAATGAAAGAAAGAACAGTAATAGGTAAAGCTATAGCTTCGGTATTTTTACTGAGTGCCTTGCTATTTCCTTCTGCTATTCAGTTCACTCATGCTTTTGAAGGTCATGAAGATATTTCTTGTAAACAGAAAAGCACTCATATACACCAAAAAGTATCAGAATGTCATATTTGTGACTTTCATTTCTTTTCTTTTAATTATGATATTATAAAATATCAAGAGTTTGCGAAAATAAGCATACCATCAAAAATGGTTACTAGTTTTACAACTCAATTTTCCAATTTATTAAATAACAATAATACTTCATTAAGGGGCCCTCCCTGCATTCTTGCTTAATTAAAAATCTTTTTATTATTATTTAATCAAGAATATCTATGCGCATTTATGCACTGATGGCTTTGCTATTTTTTAGCATTGTTTCATTTTCGCAAAATTGCAATAATTCTCTATCCGGAAAAGTAATTGACTTACATGATGGTACAGCTCTAGTTGGAGCGATGATTATTGTTGCAGGAACCGAACAAACTGTATTTACTGATAATGAAGGAAAGTTTATACTTCCTGAATTATGTAATGAAATGTATGCCCTACAAATTTCACATCCGTATTGTTTAACAAACGGATACAAAGTGAATGTAGATGGCAACATTAATAAAACCTTTTATTTAGAACATCATCTAGAAGAATTAAATGAAATAGTACTTAAAGGCCACACAAAGCATAAGCTTAATACGGTGTCTGAAAATAAATTATCTAAAGAAAAAATAGAGCAATTTAGTAATGGATCTTTAGGTGATGCCTTAAAAAGTATTTCAGGTGTAAGCTCATTAAATACAGGTAGTACTATTATTAAACCTATTATTAACGGGTTACATAGCAGCAGAGTTGTACTTATCAATAATGGCGTTCGTATGGAAGATCAAGAATGGGGAGTTGAACACGCCCCTAATATTGATATTAACACAGCTGAAAATATTACACTAATTAAAGGTGCAGGTGCTATACAATATGGAGGCGATGCAATTGCAGGAGTAATTATAACTGAGCCGGAAAAGATTTTTATTAAAGATAGTTTATACGGCAAAACACTACTTAGCGCTAGTTCTAACGGAAGAGGTTCTACAGTAACATCAAAACTCACTAAAAGCTATGACAATGGCTGGTTCGGAACTGTACAAGGAACTTTAAAACGTTATGGCGATTTTGAAGCACCAGACTACACACTAAGCAATACTGGCACTTTTGAGCGCAATGCATCATTACGTTTTGGACTTAATAAATTTAATTATGGCATTGAAGGATATTACTCTTTTTATAAAAACGAAATAGGAATATTATCAGCGTCTCATATTGGTGGTGCAGAAGACCAAGTTCGAGCTATAAATAGCGATATTCCATTAGTTATTAACGACTTTACTTATGCTATCAATAACCCAAGGCAAGATATTACGCATCATTTAGCTCGCATAAAAGCTTTTAAAAAGTTTGATGGTTTTGGTAAGATAGACCTTCAATATGATTTTCAACAAAATCAAAGATTAGAGTACGATATCCGTATTGGTGATGCTGCTGATACACCTTCATTAGATCTTGTTTTAAAAACACATACGCTGTTATTAGATATTGATAGTAAATTATCAGAAAACACTACTTTAAAATCTGGTATAATAGCTAGGTATCAAGATAATTTTGCGGACCCAAGTACTGGAGTTCGCAGGTTAATTCCTGATTATAAAAAATATGATTTAGGAATCTACGGTATTAGTTCATTTCAATTAAAAGAAAATTGGTTAGTAGAAGCTGGTGCTAGGTTTGATTACACCTATATGGATGTCTATAAATTTTATAGAACATCGTTTTGGGAAGACAGAAATTATGATGAGCTTTTTCCTGAAATAGTGGTTGAAGAATTTGACAATCAAATTTTAACAAATCCGGAGTATAATTTCAATAATATATCAGGTACACTAGGTTCAACATATTCTTTTAAAAACAATTATAAATTGTTCTTAAATTACTCTTTGGCATCTCGCGTACCAAACCCATCAGAACTATTTAGTGAAGGCCTGCACCATTCTGCTTCAAGAATTGAGTTAGGTGATTTAAGTTTTACAAGTGAAATTGCCAATAAAGTAGCTTTAACATTGCAAAAAGAAGGTGCTGTTTTTGGGTTCTCAGTTCAACCCTTTATAAACAATATTAACAATTTTATTGTTATTGAACCTACTGAAGTAGAGCAAACCATAAGAGGTAATTTTCAAGTGTGGGAATATAGGCAAACCAATGCTCAATTATTAGGGGTAGATATTGATGCTTCATATGCATTTACTAATAATCTCAAATTGAAACATCAATTTTCATTAGTAAAAGGATATGAGCGCAGTGAAGGCGAACCTTTAATCAACATGCCTCCAGCAAACACAACCAATGAAATTACTTACGAAAATGCAAAAGTTAACAATTTAAAATTAGCATTACAAAGTGAGTTTGTATTTCGTCAAAACGAATATCCTAACAATAATTTTGAAGTTTACATTGCTGAATCTGAAACTTTCGAATTAGTTGATGTAAGCACACCTCCTGACGCGTACCATTTATTAAATTTTAGATCAAGCATGGATTTTCCCATAAATCAAAAATCAAACCTGACGCTAGGTTTGAGTATTACAAACCTTTTAAACACAAGTTACAGAAATTACTTAAACAGCCTACGTTATTACGCAGATGATTTAGGCAGAAATATTTTATTCAATCTTAAATTCAATTATTAATCTATTAAAACAATTAAAATGAAAACAATTAAAATTTTAAGCTTATCTGTATTAGCAAGTCTTGCATTTACTGCATGTTCAAACGATGATGATGATAATATACCAGAAATTGTAAATGAAGAAGAGATAATTACAACATTAACCGTTACACTTACACCACAAGATGATGGAGAAACTATAACCCTACAAACACAAGATTTAGATGGTGATGGATCTAATGATCCTGTTATAACTGTATCAGGTAACTTAATAGCAGGTATGGTATACGATGGTGGTATTGTTTTATTGAATGAAACAGAAAGCCCTGCAGAAAATATTACTGAAGAAGTTGAAGAGGAAAGTGATGAGCACCAATTTTTTTACACAATAAGTTCAGGACTTGATGTAACTACTGAATATGCAAATTTTGATGAAGACGGAAACCCTCTTGGTACTGCCTTTACATTAACAGCAGGAGACATAAGCTCAGGTACTATTACCTTTACATTGCGCCATGAGCCTACTAAGCCTAATGATGGTATTGTTGATGCTGGAGGAGAAACAGATGTTCTTGCGACTTTTAGTATTGCTGTAGAGTAAGCAATTAAAAATGAAAACGTAAAAAGGGGTGACTTAGAAATAAGTCACCCCTTTTTTAATTAAACTAGACGATATTATTTATTGTTAATGAAAAAGGAATAAAAATATAAAGTACTAAACCTAGTTCCTTTTGTATATTTATAAAATCACAAAAATTGATTCGCTTTAAAAAAGTTAGCGTCTTTATATGAGCTGCGTTTCACACTTAAATCGTTAACAACAAAATTAAAAATGAAAATAAAAATATTAAAATCAGACTTTCAATTAGAAAATGACAGGGTATTACTTGTTCCCTTTGATAATGAAAGAAATGAAGAACTCAAAGAAATAGTTTTTGATAAGGAAATTTGGAAATTTATGGGAATGAACATAAATAACGAACAAGGCTTAAAAAACTACATTGCAAAAACCATTAAAGATAAAAACAACCGCCTGTGTTACCCTTTTTTAATTATTGATAAAGAGACAAACAAAGTTGCAGGTTGCACAAGATATGGTAATGTAAATACTGCAAATAAAAAATGTGAGATTGGATGGACTTGGTACGGAACCGAATTTCAAGGCACAGGCTTAAACAAAGCTTGCAAGTACGAATTACTAAAATTTGGTTTTGAAAATATCGGATTTAAAAGAATACAATTTAGTACCGATAAACAAAACTTAAGATCGCAAAAAGCAATTGAAAAATTAGGCGCACAACAAGAAGGTGTTTTCAGAAACAACTATATTGCCCCAAATGGAGAAAGCAGAACTGATGTTTACTATAGCATCATAAAGGAAGAATGGGAATCGATTAAAAATGAAAAATTTTCTGAATTTATAACTTATTAAAACCATCGTTATTTATAATATAAGCCTATAAAAGTGGACACAGAGCAATTAAATAATGACTTTAAAAACGATTGATAAAATATGATTACGAAATCGTAAAAGAAGATAGTTATAGATTATATTTTAGACATCAAAATGAAGATTTTGGAACAGCCTTGTTAGCCAAAAGAGCACTTTATTTTACTGCAAATTG
Encoded proteins:
- a CDS encoding GNAT family N-acetyltransferase, which encodes MKIKILKSDFQLENDRVLLVPFDNERNEELKEIVFDKEIWKFMGMNINNEQGLKNYIAKTIKDKNNRLCYPFLIIDKETNKVAGCTRYGNVNTANKKCEIGWTWYGTEFQGTGLNKACKYELLKFGFENIGFKRIQFSTDKQNLRSQKAIEKLGAQQEGVFRNNYIAPNGESRTDVYYSIIKEEWESIKNEKFSEFITY